ATAGCGGTGACCAGACGCCGACTAACAGTTTTGCCAGCGAGGTTTTCCCAGAAGCCGACGGGCCGATAATGCCCAGTACTTCACCCTGTTCGAGCTGAAAAGAGATATTACGCAGCACCGGCGTTTTTTGCCCCGGCGGCGCGGCAAACAGAGATTCAACGCTGATATTGCCTTTTGGACGGGGCAGCGTCAGAACCTCTTTCTCGCTTGGATAGTCGCTCAGCAAACGAGAAAGCTGGCGCCAGGCGTGGCGAAACTGCACAAACTGTTTCCAGTTGCCAATCACCTGCTCCACCGGATTCAGCACCCGCCCCAGAATAATGGAGGCGGCGATCATCAGTCCGGGGGTGATTTCACCGGCAATTACCAGCAAAGCCCCCGCGCCCAGCGCCACGGACTGCAGCAAAATGCGCACGAAACGACTCAGGCTACTTAGCCCGGCGGTTTTATCGGCGATTTGCGTCTGTATGACCAGGGCTTTGCTGTGCTGCTCAAGCCAGTTGTGCTTCAGGGTTGGCAGCATTCCCATCGCTTCAATGGTGTCTGAGTTTTGCAGTTGCTTATTCAGCTTGCTGGTATTGTTGATCGTTAATGCATGGGCCTGCTGGATGGGTTTTTTAGTGGTTAATTCGGTGACCAGCGTCAGCGAAAACAGTATAGCGATCCCCCCGAGGGACAAATATCCGAGTAAGGGATGAACAAGAAAGGCGATGAATAAGTAAAAAGGTGTCCACGGAATATCGAGCAGCGCAAATAAACTGTTTCCCGAGATAAACTGGCGAACTTGTGCAAGGTCATTAATCGCCTGCGCGGGGTTATTATCCCCCGTTGCAATACGACGTTTAAAGGTCGCATTAAAAATAAGTTGGTTTAATTTCACATCCAGACGATTGCCGAGGCGCGTCATGACGCTGGAACGGGCAACTTCAATCATCGAAATGACCGTATACAAGCCGATAATAAGCAACGTTAACATCAACAGCGTGGTGGTGTTTTTACTGACCAACACCCGATCGTAAACCTGCAGCATATATATTGCCGGGGCCAGCATCAGAATATTGATCGTGCTGCTAAAAAAAAGCAACATGAAAAATACCGGTCGGGTTCCTTTTAAAGCCGTATTCATTTCAGTAAGCGGTTGCTGGCGCGGCATAACGTTCTCCTTATATTCGCGGTGAGCTACGGCCATTTTCATGGCCGTAGCAACAGGAGTTATAAGATAAAGTCAGACACATTGACGGTGTTGGCCGTGACGCCCGTAAGGGTGATCACGTTACCGTCAATGGTGATGACCGCATCGCCACCGCTGGCGGCAATCGCCACACGGCTACCGAAGTTTCCGCTGGTGATCCCAAGCCCACTGATATCCATGAGATCCTGTCCACCGCGCGCATCGCTGTCGAAGCCAGTAACGCGATCTCGCCCGAAGCCCGCCGCAAACGTGAACCGGTCATCGCCTGTTCCCCCGTCGAGCGCGTCGTTTCCTGCGCCGCCGCTGAGAATGTCATCTCCGATACCGCTGGAGAGCACATCATCACCTGCCCCTCCGCTCAGGTTGTCATTCCCGTTGGCACCCACGAGGTTATCGTTCCCGTCGCCGCCGTCGAGCACGTCGTTGCCGATCCCGCCCTGCAACAGATCGTTTCCGCCCATTCCAGACAGCCGGTCATTCCCTGTACCGCCAGTGACGGTATTGGCAAGCGCATTCCCGGTCCCCGTGAAATTCCCCTGTCCGGTAAAGACCAACACTTCTACGTTTTCCGTCATCACGTAGGTTGCAAGATTGGTCTGGACGGTATCCGTTCCGCCGTTCAATCCCTCGGTGACCCCATCTGCGGCGTTATCGACGATATAAAGATCGTCACCTACGCCACCGGCCATGATGTCCGCGCCCTGACCGCCATCGAGTTCATCGTTCCCGGCATCTCCGTTCAGAATATCCTGCCCCTGACCGCCGCTCAGATCGTCATTCCCCGCACCACCGTTGAGGAGATCGTCTCCCGCCTGGCCCAGCAGAGTGTCATTCCCGCCTTCACCATTGAGAATATCGCTCCATGCTGTGCCGACCAGGGTATTCGCCGCGTTGGTCCCCGTCACCAAATCGCCGATTGGTTGGGTCGCGGCAGATGTCAGCACCACTGGCGGGTTGCCTTCGTCATCCACCACCGTCACCACCACCTGCAGAGTGCGTCCGATCATGGCCTGCCCCGGCGTGTAAGTCGCCCCTGTCGCGCCGGCGATATTCACAAATCCATTGCCCGCATTCATTCTCCACTGGTAGCTGAAGTTGTTGCCGGTCAGACCATCGCTGTCAGCAATACCCGAGACCACAGCGGTCAGCGTGATGCTTTCCGTCGGCGTGAGATCGCTGATAACCGGAGCGCCTGTTGTCGGCTGGTCGCGCACCTGAACGGCACCCGTTTGTGCCGATACCAGTCGCTCGGCATCGCCCATCCGGTCGGTGAAACTGGCGATAACCCGCAGCGGAGCGCCCAGAATGCCACCCGGTACGCGGAAGGTTTCTCCGCTTGCCTGGTCGCGCCATTGCCCGCCCACCAGCGCCTGCCATGTGAGTACAATCGGCGCATTCGTCGCGATGCCGTTTCCATCCTGAAGATCCGTGAGATTCACGCGCAACAGGTCGCCTACCTCAGGCGTCGCATCGGTGATCGACAGATTCCCGGTAGCTTGCTGCGCTTTGACCCACAGCTGCTCACCGTTGCCAAACTCCACTTTTTCGATATTGAGCAGGCGGTCAACGCCGTCATTAAACGCCAGCCCGGCCGCCGGTGTCGCGTGGTTCACCGTGAGACTGCCGTCCGCATTGCGGTTAAACAGATAGTTACTGCTCAGATCCCGATAGACAGCCACATCCGTTTCTGAACCATTACCCTCACGCAATATTTCCCGCACGATGGAAAGCTGATTCGGCTTAAGCGTGCCCGCCAGCATGAGCGATTTCAGCTCATTCATACTGTCGGCGCTGGTTAACCCCGGCATACCGGAAACCGCGATGCGCACGTTCAGCCAGGCATCACCATCAATAATGTCGTTACCTGATTTACCGGTGATGCGATCGCTACCGCCGCCGCCGAGTAAAATGTCACCGCCATTATCCGGGTTAAACACCACCGCGTTAGGGTCTGTCAGTCGCGAGCCGCCGACAATGCTCTGCAAACCGGCGATCCTGTCGACGCCTTCCTGCGTGAGGTTATTGGACAGCGGAACGCCCTGCACCGGCGCGGTCCCGACCGGCTGTTCCGTGCCGGTTAAGACATCGTCAAACTTCCAGCCTGACAGCCCTTCCACCAGGTCAAAGCGATCGCGCAGGATGAACTCCTGTTGGTTGACGAAGATTGGAATGCCCAGATCCGAGTTGGCCGCGTTGGGGTCGCCTTTATGGATCGCCCAGTCGAAACCGGCCATGCCGTTGTTACGCTGGATGCCAGCGCCCTGCACCATGATGTCGTCACCGGCTTCACCATCGTAGTCAGTGTCGTTGCCCTGACCGTTCAGGACGTCGTGGCCGATAATGGTGCTGTTGAAGAACAGCTCGGAGTTTTCACCGGTCAGGGAGTCAAACCCGTCGCCCCCTTCAAGCCAGTCATCCCCTTCGTTACCCAACAGCGCATCACCGCCGGAACCGCCGAGCACGAAGTCATTATCACGTCCGGCAAAGACTTCCTGCGCATCTTCACCGACAACGATAAAATCACTTCCGCTGCCGCCGAAGATCAGATCGTTACCGTTGCCGGAGAAAATGACATCGTGGCCCGCGTCGCCGTGCAAGAAATCCGCCCCGCCAATCGGTGTGCCGGTGTCGGTAATAATGTCGTTTCCGTCACCGCCGTGAACCACGTCCGCCTCGTCGCCGCCGTCCAGGCGGTCATCACCCGCGTCCCCCCACAAACTGTCGATCCCTTTCCCGCCGATAAGCGTGTCATTCCCTGCCGAACCGCCAAGCACTACATGTCCGTCCCCGGTGTATTTCAGATACGCGCCGTCGGCCGCGCCATCTCCGTCAACATCCGCCCCGGCCGCTCGACGTACCACCAGCGGGAAGAGCAGATCTTTGAGTGCATTCCCCCATTTAGGGTCGACATCTGTTTGCAGCGCTTTGTTGACCTCAAAGGTGTAGTCCGGCGTCTGGAACAAATGGGCTGGCAGGTGAGACGACCCTGCGTCCCCCAGGTCACTGTTACGCATCACCAGTGCCGAGAACGAGTTACCCTCCAGCTCGTTGAGCAAGTTCAGGCCCTGCACGCGGCTCAGATAGTAGAATCGGTCGCCGTCCTGTAGCATTTCCATTTGCGTTTCAAAGACAAAGTTAAAGGTTGAGCCGAGCATGCCGCCAAACTCATTTTTGCGCTCGGCCAGCCCGCCAATCCAAAAATCGACCTTATTGAGCCCCGTCTCCTTGGTGGCCCACGCTCCGGTTCCCATAAAGAAATCCAGCGCGTCGGCACGGGCAGGATCGTCAGCATCACCAAAAAGCAGGAAGTTCACTGCATCGCGGCGTGCTTCATTGGTGGTGGCGTTGAGAATCAACTCATGCTGACCATAGGCGGCCATGAAGTTGATAATCGAGGCCGGATTTTTCAGGAACGACGCAAAATCGCCCCAGCTGGTATACGGCCTGAGCTCACTGTTCCCGGTTAACTCGAAGAACTGTTCCCGCGCCTGGTTCAGCGTTGGCATGAGCGTATCGCGCCCACGCGCGAGGTTCAGCGCCCCGAGATCCAACGGCAGCCCGACCAGGTTATTACGCAGCGCATCGGTAATAAACTCATCAATCTCGTTACCCACCTGACGGGTCATCCCCCGCACAATTGCCCCCACCGCCTGCTCGGTTGAAACAGTCTGTCCGTTAAGCTCATGGAACGCGACCGGGTTCAGAAACGCTTCGATAAGCCCGATATCATCACTCTGCATATCCTCATCGGTACGCGCGACGGTTTCCGTTAGCATCGAGTGACCAAAGCGATATACCACGTGGGCAAACTCGGCAAAAATCGCCGGGTTAATGTCCGCGCTGTTCGAGAACACAAATGGATCGACCGCCGGTTGTACGGCGCGGGCGAACTCTTCAAACACCAGATGCTGGTACTCCATTTCCGTGGCGAAACGCCCCGCCTGGAACAAATACTCTCCGTTCCATTGCAGGGTGCTGGTATCCGCAGGAATTTCAGTTATCTGATGATTTGGCAGCAGCCATTGGTTAATCAGGCCAATGTCGTTGCTTTCAAGGATGGTGGTTTTGTACTGCTCAACCAGACGGTTATGCTCGCTATGGAATACGGAGTGAACAGCGGTCAGGCCGATGTTTTCGTTGCCACGTCCGTCACCGGTAATAAAGTGGCGATCGAGCAGTTCGTTGTCGTAGGTCCCGCCCGCCTGAGCGTTTCCTGTATCAGAATCGCCATCTGCAACCAGACCTGCTTTAGGCGCAGCGGTGTGGGCGATATCATCAAGGAACGCATGTCCGGTACGGATGGTGTCCGATGGCAGCGTGCCGCCGTTAGCCTCAACCAGACCGCTTGCAGTGACGATTTGCACTTTGCCGTTGTCGCTTAAAATCAGATTGCCGTAGCGATCGGTTGCTAGCAGCGGAACATTGAACACATCTTGATCGGTGAGCGTAATACCGAGCAAGCTTTCAGCCTGATGCTTCACATCCGCCCAGGTCGCCAGCCCGCCGTTGCTGCCTTCAAGCAGATGCCCGGTCGGTTCGGGTTTGCCATCAACCATTACATATTCACGAATAAAGATTTGATGGGAAGGATGGGAGGTGTAGGTCTGGTTCTGATCGATAAACGGTGTGGTGGTGTTCTTGGTATCGTGGTTGGCATTCACTTCAGCACGGGTGAGCAACATAAAGTTGGTCGGGGAACCTTCGACGTATAAGGGGTCGTCTGCCATAAGCGGAATAAACACAATCCCGTTGCCCGCTTTGGGGATCAAGTCCAGCCCGTGGTCAAAGAATTGGCCAAAGAAGGTCATCCAGCCATTGAATGCCGGAGACAAGCCGATATCAGGCGATAAATTTGGGATCGACAGGCTGCCATTGTCTGATACAGTGCCGCCGCCGGGGGCATCAGCAAGCCCGTCGTGCGCCTCCTGTGCGGCCGGGTTAGAGGCCGTTTGGTCAGAAATCAAATTACTGATGATGCGCGGATCGGCATCCATAACCACCTGATTTGGGTTGAGGATCAGGTATTTTTGCAGCGCTTCCAGATTGTTGAGATCCAGCGTAATCAAGCGGGGCATGGTTTGATCGGCCGAGCCGTAAAGCTCCTGACCGGGCAACAAATTGTTCCACGAACCATCCACGGTACGCAGCCCATAGGGTAACAGCGGGCTGGAGACCAGCTCCCGCAGAAGCTCGCCATTAACTGACCCGTCAGGGTTAGTCGCCGCTTCAGAAATCTTTATCTGTTGGAGGATAAACGCAAGATCGTGCAACGTAACGGTAAAGTCATATTGTGTGGCCATAATCATTACCTCTGTATTAATAAGCTATCATCATCCGCCTCTGTCGCATTAAGGTATCGACAGAGAAAGAATGAACCTCACCAGAAAGAATTAATCGCCTGAACATCTTTACTTAACCGAAATCCGTTTACTGTTTTAAGTACAACACGTTTAACCCTGAACGAAGAATGCCGGGGTGGAATTATCCTGTCAGATTAATTACCCCAATGGATTTCTGGGGATAAACACAACGTTTATATATTCAGCTAATGAATGATTAATAACTCTGTAAGATTGTCGCTTTCACAAAGGCAATATATTAGTGACACTTAACTGTCAGTGGACCTTTTATAAAACATGACAGTTTTGTTATGGTGATAACTATGGAGGGTCCTTTCTTTCCTGACATCATACTTTCTGCTGAAAACAACCACCCCTGTACTAAGCTTTTTTCTTAGTACTTCCTGATGAATACTTTTATTTTTCAATACGCCTTTTCGACTCTTGAAGTATTGTCATGCCTGACTACCCTTAATCCAGAAGAATACTTCATGGCTTTTATGATAATTAATCGCATTTAATTCACAAAAATAGCAGACTAAGTATATGGGGAGAAAGATAATGGCCAATACTAAAATGCCTTTCCTGCCAATTATATATGTCCGTGGCTATGCAATGAGTCGCCGTGAAATAAATGAAACTACGGCTGATCCGTTTAATGGCTTCAATTTAGGCTCTACGATGCTGCGTGCCTCAGCGAGCCAAAAAGACCGTCCGCGAAAGTTCTTTTTCGAATCACCGGTCATTCGTCTTGCGTCTGAATTTGGCTACAGCGACGTTTTTGAGCAGGGCCTGGATTTTACCGACGAAGGCTGGGAATTTGACTCGACGGGAAAACCTACCGGTAATGTGCTGGATGATAAATCCATTATTGTGTATCGCTACTATGACGACGCGTCCACGCTACTGGGAACAGGCAAAACGCCGAGCATGGAGGAAGCGGCAATGGGCCTTTCTCGGCTGTTAGCCAAAGTGCAGCGGCTGCTCATCAGCAACCCCAACAGCGGCGTGCAGACGTCCGCCGATTTCCGCTGTTATCTGGTTGCCCATTCAATGGGCGGACTGGTGTGCCGCGCATTTCTACAAAATACCGCTCTCGATCCAGAAAAGATGGTGACAAGCGTCGATAAGTTCTTTACCTATGCCACTCCCCATAACGGAATTGATTTTGCAGGGATAAATATTCCTGATCTGCCCTGGCAGAGTAGCGTCACTAATTTTAACCAACAGCGCATGAGTGAGTATCTTGCGCTTGGGCAAGCTTACGCTGAGTATAACCGGGTCGATTTGATCCCGGAATCACGTCTCGCCTCGGGGCGTATTTTCACTATGGTGGGTACCAATCGCCTGGATTATGAGGTTGCCGCAGGGTTATCGCGCAACTTCGTCGGTAACGGCAGCGATGGGCTGGTCAAAATCGAAAATGCCACCTTAAACGGATTGAACGACGACGGGACGATCGGCGCGCCCTGTGCTAAGGCATTCGCCTATCGCGCGCATTCAGGTTATTTCGGGATTGTGAACAGCGAAGAGGCGTTCCAGAATCTGTCGCGTTTTCTGTTTGGCGACGTACGCGTCGATATCTGGCTGGACCTTGACGAGATCCGTCTTCCTAAAGCAGCAGTGAAAGCCGCCGGTGACGATGCCTCGAAAATTGATGCCATTTATCAGATTGAAACCATCGCATCACCGAGAGGAAAACCCTGGTCCCTCACCCGCCGTATCGCAGAAGAAGACTCCGTTGCCTGTCTGACGCAGAAAGAGTGGCGGGATCAAAAGCATTCGTCGCAGTA
Above is a window of Lelliottia jeotgali DNA encoding:
- a CDS encoding Hemolysin-type calcium-binding region, which translates into the protein MIMATQYDFTVTLHDLAFILQQIKISEAATNPDGSVNGELLRELVSSPLLPYGLRTVDGSWNNLLPGQELYGSADQTMPRLITLDLNNLEALQKYLILNPNQVVMDADPRIISNLISDQTASNPAAQEAHDGLADAPGGGTVSDNGSLSIPNLSPDIGLSPAFNGWMTFFGQFFDHGLDLIPKAGNGIVFIPLMADDPLYVEGSPTNFMLLTRAEVNANHDTKNTTTPFIDQNQTYTSHPSHQIFIREYVMVDGKPEPTGHLLEGSNGGLATWADVKHQAESLLGITLTDQDVFNVPLLATDRYGNLILSDNGKVQIVTASGLVEANGGTLPSDTIRTGHAFLDDIAHTAAPKAGLVADGDSDTGNAQAGGTYDNELLDRHFITGDGRGNENIGLTAVHSVFHSEHNRLVEQYKTTILESNDIGLINQWLLPNHQITEIPADTSTLQWNGEYLFQAGRFATEMEYQHLVFEEFARAVQPAVDPFVFSNSADINPAIFAEFAHVVYRFGHSMLTETVARTDEDMQSDDIGLIEAFLNPVAFHELNGQTVSTEQAVGAIVRGMTRQVGNEIDEFITDALRNNLVGLPLDLGALNLARGRDTLMPTLNQAREQFFELTGNSELRPYTSWGDFASFLKNPASIINFMAAYGQHELILNATTNEARRDAVNFLLFGDADDPARADALDFFMGTGAWATKETGLNKVDFWIGGLAERKNEFGGMLGSTFNFVFETQMEMLQDGDRFYYLSRVQGLNLLNELEGNSFSALVMRNSDLGDAGSSHLPAHLFQTPDYTFEVNKALQTDVDPKWGNALKDLLFPLVVRRAAGADVDGDGAADGAYLKYTGDGHVVLGGSAGNDTLIGGKGIDSLWGDAGDDRLDGGDEADVVHGGDGNDIITDTGTPIGGADFLHGDAGHDVIFSGNGNDLIFGGSGSDFIVVGEDAQEVFAGRDNDFVLGGSGGDALLGNEGDDWLEGGDGFDSLTGENSELFFNSTIIGHDVLNGQGNDTDYDGEAGDDIMVQGAGIQRNNGMAGFDWAIHKGDPNAANSDLGIPIFVNQQEFILRDRFDLVEGLSGWKFDDVLTGTEQPVGTAPVQGVPLSNNLTQEGVDRIAGLQSIVGGSRLTDPNAVVFNPDNGGDILLGGGGSDRITGKSGNDIIDGDAWLNVRIAVSGMPGLTSADSMNELKSLMLAGTLKPNQLSIVREILREGNGSETDVAVYRDLSSNYLFNRNADGSLTVNHATPAAGLAFNDGVDRLLNIEKVEFGNGEQLWVKAQQATGNLSITDATPEVGDLLRVNLTDLQDGNGIATNAPIVLTWQALVGGQWRDQASGETFRVPGGILGAPLRVIASFTDRMGDAERLVSAQTGAVQVRDQPTTGAPVISDLTPTESITLTAVVSGIADSDGLTGNNFSYQWRMNAGNGFVNIAGATGATYTPGQAMIGRTLQVVVTVVDDEGNPPVVLTSAATQPIGDLVTGTNAANTLVGTAWSDILNGEGGNDTLLGQAGDDLLNGGAGNDDLSGGQGQDILNGDAGNDELDGGQGADIMAGGVGDDLYIVDNAADGVTEGLNGGTDTVQTNLATYVMTENVEVLVFTGQGNFTGTGNALANTVTGGTGNDRLSGMGGNDLLQGGIGNDVLDGGDGNDNLVGANGNDNLSGGAGDDVLSSGIGDDILSGGAGNDALDGGTGDDRFTFAAGFGRDRVTGFDSDARGGQDLMDISGLGITSGNFGSRVAIAASGGDAVITIDGNVITLTGVTANTVNVSDFIL